The genomic region TGGGAGAGTACCTGATCAAGCTGATGTTCATCCAATGTACGTTTACCCGAAACATGGGGAAAATAAACATCTTTTGTCGGACTTTCCCAAATATCCGGAAGATGAAAATCAGGGACGAGTGGTTCGCGTAATGGAAAATTCAGTTGTACCGGTCCGGGGTTACCTTCATATGCTGTTGCTGCAGCACGGGAAGCCATACTTCGAGCGTAGTTGAGCATCGATTCATGCTTTTCAGGTAAGGCCATTTCATGAAACCATTTAACGTAATCTCCATACATTTTAATTTGGTCAATTGCTTGAGGAGCTCCTGTGTCCCTGAGCTCATGCGGACGATCTGCCGTCAAAACAACCAGCGGAACCCGGCTGTAGCTGGCTTCAATAATCGCCGGATAGTAATTAGCGGTAGCTGTTCCGGAAGTACAGACTAATGCGACCGGACGATTTTGTTCTTTTGCCATGCCTAAAGCAAAAAACGCTGCCGAACGTTCATCAAGATTGACCCAGTGTCTGATTGATGAATGCTCGGCGAATGTTAGCGCCAGAGGTGTGGAACGCGAGCCCGGAGAAATGACAACGTCTGTAATCCCGCTCCTCGCAAGCTCATCTACGAATTGTGCTATATAATAGGTCAGTTTTTCCTGATGGCTCATTGTAATCCTCCTAGCGCCATTAGCATAGGTGAAAATTTTATCTGGGTTTCCCGAAATTCTTTTTCCGGGTCTGAGTCCTTAACAATACCGCAGCCCGCAAATAAAGAAGCTTCATTTTTTTGGATTAAACCAGACCGAATGGCTACAGCGAATTCACCATTATCCATCGCATCCATCCATCCTATAGGTGCTGAATACCAGCCTCTGTCCGCCTGTTCCTCATCTTTTATAAAGGAAAGAGCCTCTTCACGGGGCACTCCTCCCATAGCCGGTGTAGGATGGAGACTTCTGACGACCTCTAATAAAGAATGTCCTTCCCGTAATCTTCCCCTCACCGGTGTATATAAGTGCTGCAGATTTCGCAGTTTGTACAGTACAGGAGATTCCGGTACCTCTACATGGTCACTACAGGCTTCTACAGCTTGTTTAATCATATCAACTACAAAAGCATGCTCCATCCGGTTTTTTTCGTCATAAAGCAGTTCCTTTCCTAACACCTCATCCTCTTGGGGGGTTTCACCTCTTGGGGAGGTACCAGCAAGACAGGTAGAAAGGAGTTCGCCATTTTCCACCTTCACCAATCGCTCGGGAGTTGCTCCAATAAAACAGTCCTCTCCACTTTCCACTGCAAAAATATAACTTTGCTTTTGCTGCTCCAGCAGGTTTTCCAGCACCTTGGAAACAGGAATCGAATGATTAAAGGATACCCTTAATTCCCGAGCCAGGACTACCTTATTCATCTGTCTATTTTCAATACGTTCAGTTGCAGATCTCACCGTTTCTTTCCATTCCTCAGCACTTTTTTCCTGCTGACTTATACATTCAGGATCCTTAGCACCTTGTTGTGGATCCTTTTTCATTGTCTCTATCATCTGTGTAAATGACGCCCTGCCATTTTCTATATCCGCTTGTCCATCGAGCCGGATATGACAAGTTAGATAGGCGTCACTGTCATCTATCGTAATAATATACTCAGGTAACGTCATCTGACTGCTCGGATAATTTTCCCAAAGCTCACTGGATTCTTCAGGATCAAAGGAAAAACCACCCATCATAACGGGTCCTGTGCCAGGCTGGTTATATGGGTTATCGATATAAATGGATTTCAGCAAGTCCTTCCACTCCGAATGGACCTGTTCAAAACGGTCTCCATTCGTTTTATTTTCTTTAAACTGACAGACCGACCCTAAACCGATAAGGATCACTCCGTCTTCAGGACTTGTCCAGAAAAATCTCGCTCCTTTGAAAGATTGTGTATATTGAAAAACAGCAATCGGGTTGATCTCCTCAACACCTGCAATTTTTTCTGTATAGCTAAACAGCTGTGGTGTATCCTTGTGAGCCTGATGATCCAGAGCTTTATTTATAGACTCGGTAAACCGTTGCTGTCGGGTTTCGATCATTTTCACTACCTCCAAAACAAAAGGGACTTCTTACACACTTTTATTATTTTAACACGGAACTTAAAATCCAATCTTATTTTAATCCCTTTTTTACTGTATCTCAAGCAGTTCCCCTTACAACAGGATTGTGGAACGCTTCATTGTTGACTGTTAATTTTTTACGGATGTTTCTGTGTAAAGAGTAGTACTTCCCATTCATGAATGGTAAACTAATTTTACAGCCAGTAAATACGTAATAATAATTACTCCGGGAGGGAAGAAACCATATGGATATGATGCAGACTTCAAATACTATGCTTGAAGCCTTAGATATTGAGATGGTTGAAATGAATCCAGATCGAGTGGTCTTATCCATGCCTGTAGGTCCCAAAACCCATCAGCCTTTTGGTTATCTGCATGGCGGCGCCAGTGTTGCATTGGCTGAAACCGCTGCCAGCATTGGCGGTGCTTTAAATATTGACATCGAAACACAAAACGTATTTGGAATTGAAATCAATGCCAATCATTTGAAAAGTAAACGCTCAGGAATGGTGACAGGAACGGCTGAACCAGTACATATCGGAAGCCGGACCATGGTATGGGAAATTAAAATTGAGGATGAGGATAACCAATTAATTTCCATATCCAGATGTACACTTGGCGTTGTCACCAAGCGTGATTAAAGCTTTCATAGGCGGATGCACCTGTTTATGAAAAAAGGAGTTATCTCTGAAAGGGAGACAACTCCTTTTTTATTGTATAGACAGCTTTAACAGACGCTTCCGCAACTTCTTACCTGGCCAGATTCATTTGCTTTTCCTCTATCCAAGGCTTCATTTTTACAAATAGAGGAATAAGCAGCAAGGCAACAACTGCTCCCTTAATGGCATTAAACGGTAAAATCCCCACTAATACTGTGGATAATTTCACTGTATCACTCATCGTCTCCCAGCCCATGAACCATGAATAGGCTGGCAGTATGAGAAAGTAATTTAACACTGACATCCCAATAGCCATAACCACTGTACTTGTAACGATACCTGAAACAACACTTTTTACCGACTTATATTTGTGATACAGCATGGAAACGGGTAATACGAACATTGCACCGGCAATAAAATTTGAAACAACGCCTACCGGATCGCCTGCTCCCGAATAAAGAAAATAAATGACATTTTTCATAGCTTCAACCATTACACCGGCTACAGGTGAAAATATAAAGGCTGCCATAATGGCCGGCACATCACTAAAGTCAAT from Virgibacillus sp. MSP4-1 harbors:
- a CDS encoding ECF transporter S component; its protein translation is MQQSSNLLKLIILAILSTIAMVLMLLNFPLPFLPGYLKIDFSDVPAIMAAFIFSPVAGVMVEAMKNVIYFLYSGAGDPVGVVSNFIAGAMFVLPVSMLYHKYKSVKSVVSGIVTSTVVMAIGMSVLNYFLILPAYSWFMGWETMSDTVKLSTVLVGILPFNAIKGAVVALLLIPLFVKMKPWIEEKQMNLAR
- a CDS encoding hotdog fold thioesterase, whose product is MQTSNTMLEALDIEMVEMNPDRVVLSMPVGPKTHQPFGYLHGGASVALAETAASIGGALNIDIETQNVFGIEINANHLKSKRSGMVTGTAEPVHIGSRTMVWEIKIEDEDNQLISISRCTLGVVTKRD
- a CDS encoding isochorismate synthase MenF, with product MIETRQQRFTESINKALDHQAHKDTPQLFSYTEKIAGVEEINPIAVFQYTQSFKGARFFWTSPEDGVILIGLGSVCQFKENKTNGDRFEQVHSEWKDLLKSIYIDNPYNQPGTGPVMMGGFSFDPEESSELWENYPSSQMTLPEYIITIDDSDAYLTCHIRLDGQADIENGRASFTQMIETMKKDPQQGAKDPECISQQEKSAEEWKETVRSATERIENRQMNKVVLARELRVSFNHSIPVSKVLENLLEQQKQSYIFAVESGEDCFIGATPERLVKVENGELLSTCLAGTSPRGETPQEDEVLGKELLYDEKNRMEHAFVVDMIKQAVEACSDHVEVPESPVLYKLRNLQHLYTPVRGRLREGHSLLEVVRSLHPTPAMGGVPREEALSFIKDEEQADRGWYSAPIGWMDAMDNGEFAVAIRSGLIQKNEASLFAGCGIVKDSDPEKEFRETQIKFSPMLMALGGLQ